The Pseudarthrobacter sp. NS4 genome includes a window with the following:
- a CDS encoding APC family permease, protein MSEKNKPGQSPGRRRGEPNRVPYYKRVEKQEDAERRQAAAEGREPVLRRGFYRRAVEEDAARQGLTVEEYGVYKGSAGSAVKPVNSAGGLLAISIVLTVITLFCTVMFIMLLLGGEPFNWGEIAFGLVMVYIFTPWSWWYYYVERRAEKLRRERGKTLIRPE, encoded by the coding sequence TTGTCTGAAAAAAATAAACCGGGCCAGTCCCCCGGACGCCGCCGGGGAGAACCGAACCGTGTGCCCTACTACAAGCGCGTCGAAAAGCAGGAGGACGCCGAGCGCAGGCAAGCGGCAGCAGAAGGCAGGGAGCCGGTTCTGAGGCGGGGTTTTTACCGCCGGGCCGTAGAGGAAGACGCCGCCCGACAAGGACTCACCGTCGAGGAATACGGCGTCTACAAGGGCTCGGCCGGCAGCGCGGTCAAACCGGTCAACTCCGCCGGAGGCCTGCTGGCCATCTCGATCGTGCTGACGGTCATCACTTTGTTCTGCACGGTTATGTTCATCATGCTGCTCCTTGGTGGGGAGCCCTTCAACTGGGGTGAGATCGCCTTTGGCCTGGTGATGGTCTACATCTTTACCCCATGGAGTTGGTGGTACTACTACGTCGAACGGCGTGCAGAGAAGCTGCGCAGGGAACGGGGTAAGACGCTCATCCGGCCTGAATAG
- a CDS encoding RNA-binding S4 domain-containing protein, with the protein MAPSPTRTAAFHNRSPQTAICQCRRHSTVGSTVEDRRGRQIHPGDSVTVNGVTVTVVPG; encoded by the coding sequence CTGGCGCCATCACCAACCCGGACGGCAGCTTTTCACAATCGATCACCACAGACCGCCATATGTCAGTGCAGGCGTCATTCGACGGTCGGTTCAACGGTCGAGGACCGCCGGGGACGACAGATTCACCCGGGTGATTCGGTGACTGTGAACGGCGTTACCGTGACCGTAGTGCCGGGGTAG
- a CDS encoding class I SAM-dependent methyltransferase, which translates to MAKESLWEAGKRQDPNRSAAYIRRFEELIAQGVDLHGEARCIDALAARSSRILDAGCGQGRVGGELARRGHTVIGVDADAELVEAARTAHPESAWLVGDLTELDLPARGIAEPFDVIVCAGNVLAFLAPGTSQEVLTRLHRHLAKGGRLIVGFGAGHDYTFEKFFADAAGAGFTVPVRLATWDLRAWTPSSDFLVAVCEAEGSD; encoded by the coding sequence GTGGCAAAAGAATCGCTCTGGGAGGCAGGAAAGCGTCAGGATCCCAACCGCTCAGCGGCCTATATCCGGCGTTTTGAGGAGCTGATCGCGCAAGGCGTAGATTTGCACGGGGAGGCACGCTGTATTGACGCGCTGGCTGCCCGAAGTTCCCGCATCCTCGACGCCGGTTGCGGGCAGGGACGGGTCGGCGGTGAGCTTGCCCGGCGGGGCCATACGGTGATTGGGGTTGACGCCGACGCTGAGCTGGTCGAAGCTGCCCGGACGGCCCATCCGGAATCTGCCTGGCTGGTGGGGGATTTGACCGAGTTGGACCTTCCTGCGCGCGGCATCGCGGAACCTTTCGACGTGATCGTCTGTGCCGGAAACGTCCTCGCTTTCCTGGCCCCGGGTACGTCGCAGGAGGTTCTTACCCGCTTACACCGCCATCTGGCGAAGGGCGGGCGCCTGATTGTCGGTTTCGGCGCAGGGCACGACTACACCTTCGAGAAGTTCTTTGCTGACGCGGCCGGCGCCGGTTTCACCGTCCCGGTACGCCTGGCTACCTGGGACCTGAGGGCTTGGACGCCGTCGTCAGATTTCCTCGTTGCAGTGTGCGAGGCCGAAGGCTCGGACTAG
- a CDS encoding 6-pyruvoyl trahydropterin synthase family protein, with protein MFSLTVRRHFMIAHSLPHEAFGPAQALHGATFVAEVAFRRRTLNDHAIVLDIGAAGTMIEEVLAGLNYRNLDEHPDFAGKLSTTEALALYIAESVAEKIKNDDDGRDLEGIDVTLRENPDAWATYSLDLSA; from the coding sequence ATGTTCAGCCTGACCGTCCGCCGCCACTTCATGATCGCCCACAGCCTTCCGCACGAGGCCTTCGGCCCGGCCCAGGCCCTGCACGGGGCAACCTTCGTGGCAGAGGTGGCGTTCCGCCGTCGTACCCTCAATGACCACGCCATCGTCCTCGACATCGGCGCCGCCGGCACGATGATCGAGGAAGTGCTGGCCGGGCTGAACTACCGCAACCTGGACGAACATCCGGACTTTGCCGGCAAGCTCAGCACCACCGAGGCGCTTGCCCTGTATATTGCCGAGTCCGTTGCAGAAAAGATCAAAAATGACGACGACGGCCGTGACCTTGAGGGTATCGACGTAACCCTCCGCGAGAACCCGGACGCCTGGGCCACCTACTCGCTCGACCTGTCCGCCTAA
- a CDS encoding IS3 family transposase (programmed frameshift) — MPTPYGAEFRQDVIDVARKGEAPLAQIAKDFGLSVTTLKRWIAIAERKESGAGPAAAESAEVRELKKRNRLLEQENEILRRAAAYLARDINPKMIYPLVTDLAADGVPVAVTCRVLKFSKQGYYRWKASPVTERDWIDAHLVNAALDIHAEDPAFGYRFIADELPEKGITAGENRVQRLCRDHGIWSVFSKKRGLNRRPGPPVHDDLVERDFTAAAPNELWLTDITEHSTAEGKLYLCAVKDVYSGRIVGYSMDLRMKASLAVAALENAVRARCPAATVVHSDRGSQFRSRRFVESLRHHRLTGSMGRVGACADNAAMESFFSLLQKNVLDRQRWPTRQDLRLAITTWIERTYHRRRRQRRLGKLTPIEYETINRTELTAA, encoded by the exons ATGCCGACGCCTTATGGGGCGGAGTTCCGCCAGGATGTTATTGATGTGGCCCGGAAGGGCGAGGCGCCGCTGGCGCAGATTGCGAAGGATTTCGGGCTTTCGGTCACGACGCTCAAGCGCTGGATTGCCATTGCCGAGCGTAAGGAATCCGGGGCCGGCCCGGCGGCGGCGGAGTCGGCCGAGGTGCGGGAGCTGAAGAAGCGGAACCGCCTGTTGGAACAGGAGAACGAGATTCTGCGCCGGGCCGCGGCCTATCTGGCCAGGGACATCAACCCAA AAATGATCTACCCGCTGGTCACGGATCTTGCCGCCGACGGTGTTCCCGTGGCGGTGACCTGCAGGGTGTTGAAGTTCAGCAAGCAAGGCTATTACCGGTGGAAGGCCAGTCCGGTGACGGAACGCGACTGGATCGATGCGCACCTCGTCAACGCCGCCCTGGACATCCATGCCGAGGACCCTGCCTTCGGGTACCGTTTCATCGCCGACGAACTCCCGGAGAAGGGCATCACAGCGGGTGAGAACAGGGTCCAGCGCCTGTGCAGGGACCACGGCATCTGGTCGGTGTTCTCGAAGAAGCGGGGCCTGAACCGCAGACCCGGGCCGCCGGTCCACGACGACCTGGTCGAGCGGGATTTCACCGCCGCAGCGCCGAACGAGCTGTGGCTGACGGACATCACCGAACACTCCACCGCAGAGGGCAAGCTCTACCTCTGCGCGGTGAAGGACGTTTATTCCGGAAGGATCGTCGGCTACTCGATGGACTTGCGGATGAAGGCCTCGCTGGCCGTCGCTGCGCTGGAGAACGCAGTGCGGGCACGCTGCCCGGCAGCGACGGTCGTGCACTCGGACCGGGGGTCCCAGTTCCGGTCCCGCCGCTTCGTCGAATCGCTCCGGCACCACCGGCTCACAGGCTCGATGGGCAGGGTTGGCGCGTGTGCGGACAACGCCGCGATGGAATCGTTCTTCTCGCTGCTGCAAAAAAACGTCCTGGACCGCCAGCGGTGGCCCACCAGACAGGACCTCCGCCTCGCCATCACGACCTGGATCGAAAGGACCTACCACCGGCGGCGACGGCAAAGACGGCTGGGAAAACTCACACCTATTGAATATGAAACAATCAACCGGACCGAGCTCACAGCGGCCTAA
- a CDS encoding zinc-dependent alcohol dehydrogenase produces MTNAQTPVHATAYWTTACEHGELRSEELPAPGPGEALVRALFSGISKGTELVVHHGAVPPRVAKEMRAPHQEGQFPGPVKFGYLSVGVVEEGPEDWKGQRVFCLNPHQDRYVVPVGDLTRIPDSVPSRRAVLTGTVETAVNALWEAGPRLGDRVAVVGAGLVGGMVATLLRTFPLGRLQLVDLDPGRKQLADTLGVDFAQPDEALADCDIVFHCSASQEGLKRSLQLVGDEGDVIEMSWYANREVTLPLGEDFHARRLSIRASQVGVVARARRHRRTNADRLDLAVSLLVDPVFEAFLTGSSPFDELPEVVQGLSHGTLEALCHVIEYPQDAKNHKNAGSPQDPESNQDSPPADSQSTR; encoded by the coding sequence ATGACTAATGCGCAAACTCCCGTCCACGCGACCGCCTACTGGACCACAGCCTGTGAACACGGCGAGCTCCGGTCCGAGGAGCTGCCGGCCCCCGGCCCAGGTGAAGCCTTGGTCCGGGCCCTCTTCTCCGGCATCAGCAAGGGCACCGAATTGGTGGTCCACCACGGCGCCGTCCCGCCCCGGGTCGCCAAGGAAATGCGGGCTCCGCACCAGGAGGGCCAGTTCCCCGGGCCGGTGAAGTTTGGATACCTGTCGGTGGGTGTCGTCGAAGAGGGGCCGGAAGACTGGAAAGGCCAGCGCGTGTTCTGCCTTAACCCGCACCAGGACCGCTACGTCGTTCCGGTCGGGGACCTGACCAGGATTCCTGACAGTGTGCCCAGCCGACGCGCCGTACTAACGGGAACGGTGGAAACTGCAGTCAACGCACTCTGGGAGGCTGGACCCCGCCTGGGGGACCGGGTAGCAGTAGTAGGTGCTGGCCTGGTGGGTGGCATGGTGGCTACGCTCCTGCGCACCTTTCCGTTAGGCCGCCTGCAGCTCGTGGACCTGGACCCCGGCAGGAAACAGCTGGCGGACACGTTGGGCGTGGACTTCGCCCAACCGGATGAGGCCCTGGCCGACTGCGACATCGTCTTCCACTGCTCCGCATCACAGGAGGGCCTGAAACGCAGCCTGCAGCTGGTCGGCGACGAAGGGGACGTCATCGAGATGTCCTGGTACGCCAACCGTGAGGTCACTCTGCCGCTGGGGGAGGACTTCCACGCTCGGCGCCTCTCCATCAGGGCCAGCCAGGTAGGGGTGGTTGCGCGCGCCCGCCGCCACCGCCGGACCAACGCAGACCGCCTCGATCTTGCCGTATCCCTGCTGGTTGATCCGGTCTTCGAGGCCTTCCTCACCGGCTCGTCGCCGTTCGACGAGCTGCCCGAAGTGGTGCAGGGCCTTTCCCACGGCACTTTGGAGGCGCTCTGCCACGTCATCGAGTACCCCCAGGACGCCAAGAACCATAAAAACGCTGGAAGCCCTCAGGACCCTGAAAGCAACCAGGACTCACCGCCCGCCGACTCCCAATCCACGAGGTAA
- a CDS encoding HNH endonuclease signature motif containing protein codes for MANKAALEALEVLEASLAELAAVIRGTGAAGAGAVVDLLREQADRSLDGLEGVARLEAGTAALKVRLAAEYAEAANSMAGPAVLPYEATAREMSMVAEVAGVLTVSAPAAGALLNQSRVLTTTLPLTLAGLQDGTLSWAHAKAMVEETAALDPAGAAALEGHFLDPDAPNPARGCPAGELVPHRFRHKARTWRERHHPESLEKRHAKAVVDRRVECRPDQDGMAWVNAYLPANTATAIWNRTNATARGLQGPEEARTLTQLRADIFAAALLGNGPSHQSTPGDDDEPFGGSTGPADVPVANAQVLVTVPVFSLLGLTDEPAMLDGHGPIPASMARKLVAHGADSFHRVLVDPRDGAPLEIGRSSYRVTKTIRRWLQMRDAKCPFPGCSNHSLDNEADHLLAWHQGGTTGISNLGQPCPKHHRLKHASGWTPTPATKNEPPGWTSPTGRQYKSEHQDWEPPHWPRGCLPADRSVLEEKIVEYLSS; via the coding sequence ATGGCAAACAAAGCAGCACTTGAGGCGTTGGAGGTCCTGGAGGCGTCCCTTGCTGAGCTTGCTGCTGTGATCCGCGGGACCGGTGCCGCTGGTGCTGGTGCCGTTGTTGATCTGTTGCGGGAGCAGGCGGATCGTAGCCTTGACGGGCTCGAGGGGGTTGCCCGGCTTGAGGCCGGGACTGCTGCGTTGAAGGTGCGTCTGGCGGCGGAGTACGCAGAAGCAGCGAACTCTATGGCGGGACCCGCCGTATTGCCGTATGAGGCCACGGCCCGGGAGATGTCGATGGTCGCTGAGGTCGCGGGCGTGTTGACGGTGAGCGCCCCGGCTGCCGGTGCCTTGCTGAACCAGTCCCGGGTGCTGACCACTACCTTGCCGTTGACCCTGGCCGGGTTGCAGGACGGGACCCTGTCCTGGGCGCACGCGAAAGCCATGGTCGAGGAAACCGCCGCCCTGGATCCTGCCGGGGCCGCGGCGCTGGAGGGGCACTTCCTGGATCCGGACGCGCCGAACCCGGCCCGCGGCTGCCCTGCCGGGGAGCTGGTCCCGCACCGGTTCCGGCACAAGGCCCGGACCTGGCGCGAACGCCACCACCCCGAAAGTCTTGAGAAGCGCCACGCCAAGGCCGTGGTGGACCGGCGCGTCGAGTGCCGCCCGGACCAGGACGGGATGGCCTGGGTTAACGCCTACCTGCCTGCCAACACCGCTACGGCCATCTGGAACCGCACCAACGCGACCGCCCGCGGCCTGCAGGGCCCGGAGGAGGCCCGCACCCTTACCCAGCTCCGGGCTGATATCTTCGCCGCCGCCCTCCTGGGCAACGGACCCAGCCACCAGAGCACGCCCGGGGATGATGACGAACCGTTCGGCGGAAGTACAGGTCCTGCCGACGTGCCCGTGGCCAACGCCCAGGTCCTGGTCACCGTCCCCGTCTTTTCCCTGCTCGGTCTCACCGATGAACCGGCGATGCTCGACGGGCACGGGCCCATCCCGGCCTCGATGGCAAGGAAACTGGTCGCGCACGGAGCAGACTCGTTTCACCGGGTCCTGGTTGACCCAAGGGACGGGGCGCCGCTGGAAATCGGCCGCAGCAGTTACCGGGTCACCAAGACCATCCGGCGCTGGCTGCAGATGCGGGACGCCAAGTGCCCGTTCCCCGGCTGCTCCAACCACTCCCTGGACAACGAAGCAGACCACCTCCTCGCCTGGCACCAGGGCGGAACCACCGGGATCAGCAACCTCGGCCAGCCCTGTCCCAAACATCACCGCCTCAAACACGCCAGCGGATGGACACCCACACCAGCCACCAAAAACGAACCACCCGGCTGGACCTCACCCACCGGCAGACAATACAAAAGCGAACACCAGGACTGGGAACCACCCCACTGGCCTCGAGGATGCCTGCCCGCGGACCGAAGCGTTTTGGAGGAAAAGATTGTGGAGTATCTGTCGTCATAG
- a CDS encoding glycosyltransferase family 4 protein, with protein sequence MRPIRLLVPGNILHNSGGNAYNARLVQGLKAHGADVEVLAVEGSWPEASAKERRRLGTLLGGWEPEPGREPAVVIVDGLVAVGVPDELEYAAKAGRETWVLVHMTVAESADPRPLDWEARALRAASGIICTSSSSAAVLRERYGLSGMAVALPGVDHAPEASGSQPPHIVVIAALLPTKDQLLTVEALSQIQDREWTAALVGSDQADPEYAGKVRTAVAAYGLEDRIRLTGELTGEAFEREWDAANLSLLVSRAEAFGMVVTESLARSIPVVVREGTGAVEALGLAGLTDDDGGPRLPGVAVTLLPGHPQSPAKLADVLRNWLDHAETREAWREAASEARNRLPGWNQTAKTVLEALSARQRDGVPDL encoded by the coding sequence ATGCGCCCCATCCGCCTGCTGGTTCCCGGCAATATCCTCCACAATTCGGGCGGTAACGCCTACAACGCCCGGCTGGTCCAAGGGCTGAAGGCCCACGGTGCCGATGTCGAGGTGCTGGCAGTTGAAGGATCCTGGCCCGAAGCCTCGGCTAAGGAGCGGCGCCGGCTGGGCACGCTCCTGGGTGGCTGGGAACCGGAGCCAGGACGGGAGCCAGCCGTGGTCATCGTCGACGGGCTGGTGGCCGTAGGCGTCCCGGACGAACTGGAGTACGCCGCCAAGGCGGGGCGCGAAACGTGGGTGCTGGTCCACATGACTGTTGCCGAGAGTGCCGATCCCCGCCCCTTGGACTGGGAGGCCCGGGCCCTTCGGGCTGCTTCCGGCATTATCTGCACCAGCAGCAGCAGCGCCGCGGTCCTCAGGGAGCGTTACGGCCTTTCCGGCATGGCGGTTGCACTGCCCGGCGTTGATCACGCTCCTGAAGCGTCCGGTTCCCAGCCGCCCCACATCGTCGTCATCGCGGCGCTCCTGCCCACGAAGGACCAGTTGCTGACAGTCGAAGCCCTGTCACAGATCCAGGACCGGGAGTGGACGGCGGCGCTGGTGGGTTCGGACCAGGCCGACCCCGAGTATGCGGGAAAGGTGCGGACTGCCGTCGCGGCGTACGGACTGGAGGATCGGATCAGGCTGACCGGCGAGCTTACTGGTGAAGCCTTTGAACGCGAGTGGGATGCTGCAAACCTGAGCCTCCTGGTGTCCCGGGCAGAGGCGTTCGGAATGGTGGTCACCGAGTCGCTTGCCCGGTCCATCCCGGTGGTGGTGCGCGAGGGGACAGGAGCCGTGGAAGCATTGGGGCTGGCCGGGCTGACAGATGACGACGGCGGTCCCAGGCTTCCCGGTGTAGCTGTAACTCTTCTGCCGGGGCACCCCCAGAGCCCGGCCAAGCTGGCCGATGTACTGCGCAACTGGCTGGACCATGCCGAAACCAGGGAAGCCTGGCGGGAAGCAGCATCGGAAGCGCGGAACAGGCTGCCGGGCTGGAACCAGACGGCGAAGACAGTTCTGGAGGCGCTTTCCGCGCGCCAGCGGGACGGGGTGCCTGACCTGTAG